One window of the Enterobacter huaxiensis genome contains the following:
- a CDS encoding SulP family inorganic anion transporter codes for MLHFVIARTEACPNLRNVMSLPHSALPHEDHVTTVLRSPKHLMRETLAGVITALALIPEVISFSVVAGVDPKVSLIASVVLCLALSVLGGRPAMVTAAAGSVALVIGPMVHQHGVQYILPAVLMAGVIQILFGVLGMARLMRFIPQSVMTGFVNALGILIFFAQVPHFWSRSPLIVGLFVLTLLIVLWVPRYVKSIPSPLIAIVLLTLFTVTTGQILPTVGDEGSMSGGLPGFTELLVPLNVQTLSIIWPCALSIAFVGLLESLLTAKLVDELTATPSSKRRESIGLGVGNILSGFYGGIAGCAMIGQTIVNVEMGKGRSRISTVAAGLVLLVLVTALSEVMAKIPMAVLAGIMAIVAIKTFSWHSLQPATIKNAPVAETVVMLVTVAATVSTGNLAIGVLGGIVVMVLLPARIKRRLKEEKSSPAQGK; via the coding sequence ATGCTGCACTTTGTGATCGCACGCACGGAAGCCTGCCCTAACCTGCGAAATGTTATGTCTCTACCCCATTCAGCTCTACCCCATGAAGACCACGTCACTACGGTCTTACGTTCGCCTAAACACCTGATGCGTGAAACGCTGGCGGGCGTGATTACCGCTCTGGCGCTAATCCCTGAAGTGATCTCATTTTCGGTGGTTGCAGGCGTTGATCCGAAGGTCAGCCTGATCGCCTCCGTGGTGCTCTGCCTCGCGCTGTCTGTCCTCGGCGGGCGTCCCGCAATGGTTACCGCGGCCGCAGGTTCCGTGGCGCTGGTGATTGGACCCATGGTGCATCAGCATGGCGTACAGTACATTCTGCCCGCCGTGCTGATGGCCGGCGTGATTCAAATCCTGTTTGGCGTACTGGGCATGGCGCGGCTAATGCGCTTTATCCCCCAGTCGGTGATGACCGGCTTTGTGAATGCCCTCGGCATTTTGATATTTTTTGCCCAGGTTCCCCATTTCTGGAGCCGAAGCCCCCTGATTGTAGGCCTGTTCGTGCTCACGCTGCTCATTGTGCTGTGGGTGCCACGCTACGTCAAAAGTATCCCCTCGCCGCTGATTGCGATTGTGCTGTTAACCCTGTTCACCGTCACCACCGGGCAAATCCTGCCGACGGTCGGGGATGAAGGCTCGATGAGCGGCGGGCTGCCGGGGTTCACGGAACTGCTGGTGCCGCTTAACGTACAAACGCTGAGCATTATCTGGCCGTGCGCGCTGAGTATCGCCTTCGTTGGCCTGCTGGAATCTCTGCTGACGGCAAAGCTGGTGGATGAACTGACCGCAACGCCGTCGAGCAAACGCCGCGAAAGCATCGGGCTGGGCGTGGGTAACATCCTGTCAGGTTTTTACGGTGGGATTGCGGGCTGCGCGATGATTGGCCAAACCATCGTCAACGTGGAGATGGGGAAAGGCAGGAGCCGCATTTCCACCGTCGCTGCGGGCCTTGTGCTGCTGGTGCTGGTGACGGCGCTCAGCGAAGTGATGGCTAAAATCCCGATGGCCGTGCTGGCGGGGATCATGGCGATTGTCGCCATTAAAACCTTCAGCTGGCATAGCCTTCAGCCTGCGACGATCAAAAATGCCCCCGTCGCAGAAACGGTGGTCATGCTGGTTACCGTGGCCGCAACGGTCTCAACCGGCAATCTGGCCATTGGCGTGCTGGGCGGGATTGTGGTGATGGTGCTGCTTCCCGCCCGCATCAAGCGCCGGCTTAAAGAAGAAAAATCGTCGCCAGCCCAAGGAAAATAA